One window of the Cydia splendana chromosome 18, ilCydSple1.2, whole genome shotgun sequence genome contains the following:
- the LOC134799124 gene encoding uncharacterized protein LOC134799124: MSTLYFVLLLAALASATAHPNEESRVKRQVLGGESLQDPNDPKYKKLAEESFQKYRVTNPGGQIDVKDIKVTRVTEQVVAGFKTRIDFTVTPANGDVITCHSEILEPATLNKKQIDVNCNVNQQKSIVKRQVPGGEAVKDPNDPKYKALAQESFEKYRTTNPGGQITPKELKVTKVTTQVVAGSITRLDFTVTPTNGEDITCHSEVWEQPWLNKKEIKVDCNLNKSQSKVKRQIAGGETEQDPNTEEYKKLAQESLEKFSETNPGGPIKAKQIKVTKVTSQVVSGVITRLTFTVEPANGEEFTCHSKVWEQAWLNKKEITVTCDLKR, translated from the exons ATGAGTACACTGTACTTTGTGTTGCTACTGGCTGCGCTAGCGAGCGCGACCGCGCATCCTAAT GAGGAAAGTAGAGTGAAGCGACAAGTGCTTGGCGGTGAATCATTGCAAGACCCAAATGACCCGAAATATAAGAAATTGGCGGAAGAATCGTTTCAAAAGTACCGTGTGACTAACCCAGGCGGCCAAATAGATGTTAAAGACATCAAAGTAACCAGAGTGACCGAACAAGTTGTTGCTGGCTTCAAAACGCGCATCGATTTCACTGTAACCCCTGCCAATGGAGACGTTATTACGTGTCATTCTGAGATTTTAGAACCGGCGACGCTAAACAAGAAACAAATTGACGTAAATTGCAATGTTAATCAACAGAAAAGTATAGTGAAGAGACAAGTGCCTGGCGGTGAAGCAGTTAAAGACCCTAATGACCCAAAATACAAAGCATTGGCGCAAGAATCGTTTGAAAAGTACCGCACAACTAACCCTGGCGGGCAAATAACTCCTAAAGAACTAAAAGTAACCAAAGTAACGACACAGGTAGTTGCTGGCAGTATCACTCGTCTCGACTTCACTGTAACCCCTACCAATGGTGAGGATATTACATGCCATTCCGAGGTTTGGGAACAGCCGTGGCTTAATAAGAAGGAAATTAAAGTAGACTGTAATTTAAACAAATCGCAAAGTAAAGTGAAGAGACAAATTGCTGGCGGAGAAACGGAGCAAGATCCAAATACCGAAGAGTACAAAAAATTGGCACAAGAATCGCTTGAGAAGTTTAGCGAGACCAATCCTGGAGGACCAATTAAAGCAAAGCAAATCAAAGTAACAAAAGTAACATCCCAGGTTGTATCCGGTGTGATTACTCGTCTTACATTCACCGTGGAGCCTGCCAATGGTGAAGAGTTTACATGCCATTCTAAGGTTTGGGAGCAGGCGTGGCTGAATAAGAAGGAGATTACTGTAACTTGTGATTTGAAACGCTAG
- the LOC134799704 gene encoding uncharacterized protein LOC134799704 yields MNGSLVRHNFSPKYLGVTLDRSITFKQHLSNTARKLQSRNNIVLKLSGTSWAASAEVLRTSALSLVFSTAEYCAAAWLGSAHTSKVDVELNKAMRVISGTLQSTLCHWLPVLSRIAPPDLRRKDALLREVCKIQNNPNLPCYAEFLKPTKQRLKSRNPSCSIAKNLVDTNFNIKHEWTKSWGMLMAGKLGYGITPGSRIMGSDLPRRDWCKLNRLRTGHGRCAYYKHRCGWVDSPACGCGAEAQTIQHIIQDCPITRYVAGPPEDLITLSDEAIKWLNGLSVDI; encoded by the coding sequence ATGAATGGATCGCTAGTTAGACACAATTTCTCTCCCAAGTATCTCGGAGTCACCCTCGACCGCTCCATCACGTTCAAGCAGCACCTCTCCAATACAGCACGCAAACTCCAGAGTCGCAACAACATCGTGTTAAAACTAAGCGGCACCTCTTGGGCAGCAAGTGCCGAAGTGTTGCGAACATCAGCGTTATCTCTGGTGTTTTCAACAGCAGAATACTGTGCAGCGGCGTGGCTAGGCAGTGCCCACACCTCTAAAGTAGATGTCGAACTGAACAAAGCCATGCGAGTCATATCCGGGACGCTCCAATCCACTCTTTGCCACTGGCTCCCTGTGCTGTCACGGATTGCCCCGCCAGATCTCAGGAGGAAGGACGCCTTGCTACGGGAAGTGTGTAAGATCCAAAACAACCCTAACCTACCATGTTACGCGGAGTTTTTAAAGCCAACCAAGCAACGCCTCAAATCTAGAAACCCTTCGTGTAGCATCGCCAAAAACCTGGTCGAtaccaattttaatataaaacacGAGTGGACGAAATCTTGGGGCATGTTAATGGCAGGGAAACTAGGATATGGAATTACGCCTGGCTCCAGAATAATGGGTTCAGACCTCCCTAGACGAGACTGGTGCAAACTGAACAGACTCCGTACTGGCCACGGTCGATGCGCCTATTACAAACACCGCTGCGGGTGGGTGGACTCTCCGGCCTGCGGCTGCGGTGCGGAAGCCCAAACCATCCAGCATATAATCCAAGACTGCCCTATAACGCGCTATGTCGCCGGTCCTCCCGAAGACCTGATCACCCTGAGCGACGAAGCCATAAAGTGGCTGAATGGTCTTAGTGTAGACATCTGA